A single genomic interval of uncultured Desulfobacter sp. harbors:
- a CDS encoding AlkA N-terminal domain-containing protein, whose product MKEEYKTARIKKDKNFDGKFFFGVKTTGIFCRPSCPAPVAKEENVVYFHDVFEALDQFYRPCMRCRPDILLDYYNGNASGSLTVQTALKMIYDGYLNFHSVTNLAGELEVSDRHLRKLFIENLGVPPVKIARYHRAMFAKKLLMFSQQSVTDIAFASGFGSIRQFNQVFKEIFGMTPSAVKKESTAPGGIDTTLLVSYNRPFNFSQIIEFMKIRAIKGVEIIDESSYARTFRTKRSKGYFIVRDNPGKSALELSILCDDIQCYMEIYNRVRRMFDLNTDFTRINEQFKSDYHLSRGMKDGHVPRLPVAFDCFEFCVRAVLGQQISVPAASTLASRIAEKAALKTGNGFPPGLDYYFPGPVAVAETSLEGIGITVGRQATIANIARGIMDKTFSLNPNQSFENFQKEFSALKGIGEWTVNYVAMRGLGMVDSFPATDLGIIKALEKNGKRPGRKEILKMAEKWRPYRAYAALCLWNQ is encoded by the coding sequence ATGAAGGAAGAATATAAAACAGCCAGGATCAAGAAGGATAAAAATTTCGACGGAAAATTTTTTTTCGGGGTTAAAACCACGGGGATTTTCTGCCGGCCCTCCTGTCCCGCCCCGGTGGCTAAAGAGGAGAATGTGGTCTATTTCCACGACGTATTCGAAGCCCTGGATCAGTTTTATCGCCCCTGTATGCGGTGCCGGCCGGATATCCTTTTGGATTATTACAACGGCAATGCATCGGGTTCCCTCACGGTTCAAACGGCCTTGAAGATGATCTACGACGGCTACCTCAATTTCCACTCCGTCACCAATCTGGCCGGGGAATTGGAGGTTTCGGACCGGCATCTGCGCAAATTATTCATTGAAAATTTAGGGGTGCCGCCGGTGAAAATTGCCAGATACCACAGGGCCATGTTTGCCAAAAAACTACTTATGTTTTCACAGCAATCTGTGACGGATATCGCCTTTGCTTCGGGGTTCGGGTCCATCCGGCAGTTCAACCAGGTATTCAAGGAAATTTTCGGTATGACCCCTTCGGCGGTAAAAAAAGAAAGTACGGCGCCTGGCGGGATCGACACCACCCTTTTGGTGTCTTACAACAGGCCCTTTAATTTTTCCCAGATTATTGAATTCATGAAAATCCGGGCCATCAAGGGCGTGGAGATTATTGACGAAAGCAGCTATGCTCGGACTTTCAGGACAAAACGTTCCAAAGGTTATTTCATTGTCAGGGATAACCCCGGCAAATCCGCTCTGGAATTGAGTATCCTCTGCGACGATATCCAGTGCTACATGGAAATTTACAACCGGGTCCGGAGAATGTTTGATTTAAATACGGACTTCACCCGGATCAATGAGCAATTCAAGTCGGATTACCATCTCTCCAGGGGAATGAAAGATGGCCATGTCCCCAGGCTGCCCGTTGCCTTTGATTGCTTTGAGTTCTGCGTCAGGGCGGTTCTGGGTCAGCAAATATCGGTGCCGGCTGCATCTACCCTGGCTTCGCGTATTGCGGAAAAGGCGGCCTTGAAAACAGGAAATGGCTTTCCCCCGGGGCTGGATTATTATTTCCCGGGGCCTGTGGCGGTGGCAGAGACCAGCCTTGAGGGCATCGGCATCACCGTGGGCCGCCAGGCCACCATTGCCAATATCGCCCGGGGGATCATGGACAAGACATTTTCCCTAAATCCCAACCAGTCCTTTGAGAATTTTCAAAAAGAATTTTCCGCCTTGAAGGGCATCGGGGAATGGACGGTGAATTACGTGGCCATGCGGGGCCTGGGAATGGTGGACAGTTTCCCTGCAACGGATCTTGGCATCATCAAGGCACTGGAAAAAAACGGCAAGCGTCCCGGCAGAAAAGAGATATTGAAAATGGCAGAAAAATGGCGGCCTTACCGGGCCTATGCGGCCCTATGCCTTTGGAATCAGTAA
- a CDS encoding haloacid dehalogenase type II: MAQTFAFDVYGTLIDTHGLVSSLERIAGEGATAFSQTWREKQLEYSFRRGLMKQYDTFARCTRDALEYTCRFYGVEPATDQIETLLQGYRTLPAFEDAGPALSDLKAAGHRVYAFSNGTAEAVETLLISAGIRELFHGVVSVDDVRSFKPDPGVYAHFLNTTGTHAKDAWLVSGNPFDIIGAVSAGMHAAWVRRSKETVFDPWGIEPDIIVPGLGQLKEHLI; this comes from the coding sequence ATGGCACAGACTTTTGCATTTGATGTATACGGCACATTGATCGACACCCACGGGTTGGTGTCCAGCCTGGAACGGATCGCAGGAGAGGGGGCAACAGCCTTTTCCCAGACCTGGCGGGAGAAGCAGCTTGAATATTCCTTCCGAAGGGGCTTGATGAAGCAGTACGACACCTTTGCCCGGTGTACCCGGGACGCTTTGGAATATACCTGCCGGTTCTACGGGGTTGAACCGGCCACCGACCAGATTGAAACTCTGCTGCAGGGTTACCGAACACTTCCGGCCTTTGAAGATGCCGGCCCAGCCCTGTCGGATTTAAAAGCGGCAGGCCACAGGGTTTACGCCTTTTCCAACGGTACGGCCGAGGCCGTGGAAACTCTGCTCATATCTGCCGGAATCAGGGAATTGTTCCACGGGGTTGTCAGCGTGGACGATGTCCGTTCATTCAAGCCGGACCCTGGGGTGTATGCCCATTTCTTGAACACCACCGGCACCCATGCCAAAGACGCCTGGTTGGTGTCGGGTAATCCCTTTGACATCATCGGAGCTGTGTCCGCTGGAATGCATGCCGCCTGGGTCCGTCGATCAAAGGAAACAGTATTTGACCCCTGGGGCATCGAACCAGACATCATAGTACCCGGCCTCGGTCAGCTCAAGGAGCACCTGATCTGA
- a CDS encoding methylated-DNA--[protein]-cysteine S-methyltransferase has product MYYTKFNTPFCEIILAGDEKGLAYLHLNTGQGSREFEIQDSWELKPEFFKDTQSQILGYLAGKREVFEVSLNPAGTEFQKKVWAQLRTIPYNNLVSYGEIAKKLGNPKAARAVGAANGKNPIPLIIPCHRVVGANGNLTGFAHGLAIKEKLIAMEQRWIS; this is encoded by the coding sequence ATGTATTACACAAAATTCAACACCCCGTTCTGCGAGATCATCCTGGCCGGGGACGAAAAGGGGCTTGCCTATCTTCACCTCAACACCGGCCAGGGCAGCCGTGAGTTTGAGATTCAGGACTCCTGGGAATTAAAGCCGGAATTTTTCAAGGATACCCAATCCCAGATTTTGGGATACCTGGCGGGTAAAAGAGAGGTCTTTGAGGTCTCCTTAAACCCGGCAGGCACTGAATTTCAGAAAAAGGTCTGGGCACAGTTGCGCACCATCCCCTACAACAACCTGGTCAGCTACGGTGAAATCGCCAAAAAACTGGGCAACCCAAAGGCCGCCAGGGCAGTGGGGGCCGCCAACGGAAAAAATCCCATTCCCCTCATCATCCCCTGCCACCGGGTGGTGGGGGCCAACGGCAACCTCACCGGATTTGCCCACGGCTTGGCCATTAAGGAAAAACTCATTGCCATGGAACAAAGGTGGATCTCTTAA
- the folP gene encoding dihydropteroate synthase codes for MTTIAFTLEFGRFKLDLGPKACIMGILNTTPDSFSDGGKYTTLDKALTRAREMVAAGAHILDIGGESSRPFSQPVSEQEELDRTIPVIEAIADRIDIPISIDTVKSTVAKEALAAGAAIINDISAFEKDPGMVDVAVETGAPAVLMHMKGTPETMQANPSYDDLMGEIIAYLQERVNFVLEKGMSPKNIILDPGIGFGKTVAHNLVLIKELHQLTALGYPVLMGPSRKSFIQKVLGNVTGKKAGPGDAGTEYGTLAACAASLLNGAHILRVHDVEAVCAFSHIIDAIRNA; via the coding sequence TTGACCACCATAGCCTTTACTCTTGAATTCGGCCGCTTCAAATTGGATCTGGGTCCAAAGGCGTGTATCATGGGTATTTTAAACACCACGCCGGATTCCTTTTCGGACGGGGGAAAATACACCACCCTGGACAAAGCCCTGACCCGGGCCCGGGAAATGGTGGCGGCAGGTGCCCATATCCTGGACATCGGCGGAGAATCCTCCAGGCCGTTTTCCCAACCGGTGAGTGAGCAGGAGGAGCTTGACCGGACCATCCCTGTAATTGAGGCCATTGCCGACCGGATTGACATTCCCATTTCCATTGACACGGTGAAATCAACGGTGGCAAAAGAAGCCCTTGCCGCCGGTGCGGCCATCATCAATGATATCTCGGCCTTTGAAAAAGACCCCGGCATGGTGGATGTGGCCGTGGAGACGGGCGCCCCTGCCGTTCTCATGCACATGAAAGGCACACCGGAAACCATGCAGGCGAACCCGAGCTATGATGATCTCATGGGTGAAATCATCGCCTATCTGCAGGAACGGGTTAATTTTGTACTTGAAAAAGGCATGTCGCCAAAAAATATTATCCTGGATCCGGGTATAGGGTTTGGTAAAACCGTTGCGCACAACCTTGTGCTGATCAAGGAACTGCACCAGCTCACAGCCCTGGGATATCCAGTGCTCATGGGGCCGTCCAGAAAATCCTTTATCCAGAAAGTGCTGGGCAATGTCACGGGCAAAAAGGCCGGGCCCGGGGATGCAGGCACCGAATACGGAACCCTGGCTGCCTGTGCAGCATCCCTGCTGAACGGCGCACATATTCTCCGGGTTCATGATGTTGAAGCGGTGTGCGCATTCTCACACATCATTGACGCCATCAGGAATGCTTAA
- a CDS encoding nucleotidyltransferase domain-containing protein → MTNNQEKIKFGLRWETIKKINFVFQTFDEIDVAVLYGSRAKGNFKPGSDIDLVLKGERLDLHLLNKISLALDDLLLPYTFDLSIYHQISNPDLIDHIIRVGKIFYTR, encoded by the coding sequence ATGACCAATAATCAGGAAAAAATCAAATTCGGGCTCCGTTGGGAAACCATCAAAAAAATCAATTTTGTTTTTCAGACATTTGATGAAATAGATGTAGCCGTTCTTTATGGTTCCCGTGCCAAAGGAAATTTTAAACCCGGTTCGGACATTGATCTGGTGTTGAAGGGAGAGCGGTTAGATCTGCACCTGCTGAACAAAATCAGTCTTGCCCTTGACGATCTGCTGCTGCCTTATACCTTTGATCTCTCAATTTATCATCAGATAAGTAACCCGGACCTGATAGACCATATTATCCGTGTCGGGAAAATATTTTATACAAGGTAA
- the ftsH gene encoding ATP-dependent zinc metalloprotease FtsH: MNQFYKNISLWLVIVLMMIMLYNVFNQQPGGQSDIGYSEFLSLVEDGRIQNVVIQGQDLIITDTSGARFNSYAPDDAQLIDTLRKRGVAIKAKPPAESSWFMSIIISWLPMIVLIGVWIFFMRQMQGGGGGGKAMSFGKSRARLMDDKGEKVTFANVQGIDEAKEELTEVVDFLKNPNKYTRLGGRIPKGVLLMGNPGTGKTLLSRAVAGEAGVPFFTISGSDFVEMFVGVGASRVRDLFAQGKKNAPCIIFIDEIDAVGRQRGAGLGGGHDEREQTLNQLLVEMDGFESNEGVILMAATNRADVLDPALLRPGRFDRQVMVDMPDIKGREGILRVHMKKSPLAKDVNPNILAKGTPGFSGADLENLCNEAALLAAKRNHEKLSMRDFEDAKDKVYMGLERKSKVIKEDEKKTTAYHEGGHALVARFLPNTDTVNKITIIPRGRAAGVTWFLPEEADFKYKDQLESELAIAFGGRVAEEIIFKRISTGASNDIKQATKLANRMVRSFGMSDNLAPVSYEDHDDNIFIGREMTQAKGYSEATAQKIDAEVAGLISHAYNTAKTILEENIDILHALTDLLLVEETVMGPELDDLISNLRPDFDFFGRRNIRTEPEAPKEEEVQETNEQEDVNNDGSDDETETKEPDPDTPDSDESRDK, from the coding sequence TTGAATCAATTCTATAAAAATATCTCCCTTTGGCTGGTGATTGTCCTGATGATGATCATGCTTTACAATGTATTCAACCAGCAGCCGGGCGGTCAGTCAGACATCGGCTATTCAGAATTTTTGTCCCTTGTGGAAGACGGCCGGATTCAAAATGTGGTTATTCAGGGCCAGGATCTGATCATTACAGACACCAGCGGTGCAAGGTTCAACAGCTATGCCCCGGACGATGCCCAGCTCATCGATACCCTGCGCAAACGCGGGGTGGCCATCAAGGCCAAGCCGCCGGCTGAATCGTCCTGGTTCATGTCCATTATCATTTCCTGGTTGCCCATGATTGTGCTCATCGGGGTATGGATTTTTTTCATGCGCCAGATGCAGGGCGGTGGCGGCGGAGGAAAAGCCATGTCTTTTGGAAAAAGCAGGGCCAGGCTCATGGATGATAAGGGGGAAAAGGTAACCTTTGCCAATGTCCAAGGCATTGATGAGGCCAAGGAGGAGCTTACCGAGGTGGTGGACTTTCTGAAAAACCCCAATAAATATACCCGGCTGGGCGGCCGTATCCCCAAGGGCGTGCTTCTGATGGGCAATCCCGGTACCGGCAAAACCCTGCTTTCCCGGGCCGTGGCAGGGGAAGCAGGCGTTCCGTTTTTCACCATTTCCGGATCTGATTTTGTTGAAATGTTTGTGGGTGTGGGCGCATCCCGGGTCCGGGATTTGTTTGCCCAGGGCAAGAAAAACGCTCCATGTATTATATTCATTGACGAAATTGATGCCGTGGGGCGTCAGCGGGGCGCAGGCCTTGGCGGCGGACACGATGAACGGGAACAAACCTTGAACCAGCTTTTAGTGGAGATGGACGGGTTTGAATCCAATGAAGGGGTTATTCTCATGGCAGCCACCAACCGGGCCGATGTTCTGGACCCGGCACTGCTGCGTCCCGGCCGTTTTGACCGGCAGGTGATGGTGGACATGCCCGACATCAAGGGGCGTGAAGGCATTTTGCGGGTACACATGAAAAAAAGCCCCCTGGCCAAGGATGTAAATCCAAATATTCTTGCCAAAGGAACGCCTGGTTTTTCCGGTGCAGATCTGGAAAACCTCTGCAATGAAGCAGCGCTTCTGGCAGCCAAACGCAACCATGAAAAATTGTCCATGCGCGATTTTGAAGATGCCAAGGACAAAGTTTACATGGGGCTTGAAAGAAAGTCCAAGGTAATCAAGGAAGACGAAAAAAAGACCACGGCTTACCACGAGGGTGGTCATGCCCTGGTGGCCCGGTTCCTTCCCAATACGGATACCGTGAATAAAATCACCATTATCCCCAGGGGAAGGGCTGCCGGGGTGACCTGGTTTCTGCCCGAGGAAGCGGATTTCAAATACAAGGACCAGCTGGAAAGCGAGCTGGCCATTGCTTTTGGCGGCCGCGTGGCAGAAGAGATCATATTCAAACGAATCTCCACCGGAGCTTCCAATGACATAAAGCAGGCCACCAAACTTGCCAACCGCATGGTCAGAAGTTTCGGCATGAGTGATAACCTGGCACCGGTCTCCTATGAAGACCATGACGATAATATCTTCATCGGCAGGGAAATGACCCAGGCAAAAGGTTATTCCGAAGCCACGGCCCAGAAAATAGACGCCGAGGTGGCAGGCCTTATCAGTCACGCATACAATACGGCCAAAACCATTTTAGAGGAGAACATCGACATTCTCCATGCTCTGACCGATCTTCTCCTGGTAGAAGAAACGGTTATGGGGCCTGAGCTTGATGATCTGATTTCAAATCTTCGCCCGGATTTTGATTTTTTTGGACGTCGGAACATCCGGACTGAACCGGAGGCGCCCAAAGAGGAAGAAGTCCAGGAAACCAATGAACAGGAAGATGTCAATAATGACGGCTCCGACGATGAGACAGAGACAAAAGAGCCTGATCCGGACACGCCGGATTCTGATGAGTCCAGGGATAAATAG
- a CDS encoding antibiotic biosynthesis monooxygenase, giving the protein MYAVIFEVKPAEAGKADYLEFAAKLRNFLENRPGFISIERFQSLVEENKILSLSFWEDEASIEAWRNAVDHRTAQKKGKEALFESYRIRVARVVRDYTDSDRNNAPVDSNDRLL; this is encoded by the coding sequence ATGTACGCAGTTATATTTGAAGTTAAACCTGCTGAAGCCGGAAAGGCCGATTATCTGGAATTTGCAGCCAAACTACGTAACTTCCTTGAAAACCGGCCTGGATTTATATCCATTGAACGCTTCCAGAGCCTGGTGGAAGAAAACAAGATCCTCAGCCTCTCTTTCTGGGAAGATGAGGCTTCCATTGAAGCCTGGCGTAATGCTGTGGATCATCGAACAGCCCAGAAAAAAGGAAAAGAGGCCCTGTTCGAATCCTACCGCATCCGGGTGGCCCGGGTGGTCAGGGACTATACCGATTCAGACAGGAATAATGCCCCGGTAGATTCAAACGATAGGCTCTTATAA
- a CDS encoding type III pantothenate kinase: MLLVIDVGNTNTVIGVYKDETLEQDWRIRTVRETTADEFNILARALFADKGIQLSDISKVVISSVVPSSVRILNAFCECYLNITPLWINAASVKKLMPILYSNPNEVGADRIVNAVAAYEKYKRALIIIDFGTATTFDAITEKGEYLGGAICPGVVISSEALFQRASRLPRVEMLKAPDRVIGDDTIESIKSGIIFGNAAMVDGMVDRMKEEMKTTPMIIATGGLAPLIAEVSNAIESVDLALTLEGLKIISRAL; this comes from the coding sequence ATGCTGCTGGTAATTGATGTGGGCAATACCAATACGGTGATCGGCGTTTACAAAGATGAAACTTTGGAACAGGACTGGCGTATCAGAACCGTCAGAGAAACCACGGCTGATGAGTTCAATATCCTGGCCCGGGCTCTATTTGCCGACAAAGGCATCCAACTCAGCGACATCTCAAAAGTTGTTATATCCTCCGTGGTACCGTCGTCCGTGAGGATATTAAACGCTTTTTGCGAGTGTTATCTGAATATTACACCATTGTGGATCAATGCGGCATCCGTAAAAAAACTGATGCCCATTCTCTATTCCAATCCCAACGAGGTCGGCGCCGACCGCATTGTCAATGCCGTGGCAGCCTATGAAAAATATAAAAGAGCATTGATCATCATTGATTTCGGCACAGCCACCACCTTTGACGCCATCACGGAAAAAGGCGAATACCTTGGCGGCGCCATCTGCCCCGGCGTGGTGATTTCATCCGAAGCACTGTTCCAGAGGGCATCGCGCCTGCCCCGGGTGGAAATGCTCAAAGCACCGGACAGGGTGATCGGTGACGACACCATTGAAAGCATCAAGTCCGGTATCATTTTCGGCAACGCAGCCATGGTGGACGGTATGGTGGACCGGATGAAAGAAGAAATGAAAACCACACCCATGATCATTGCCACGGGCGGACTTGCCCCGCTCATTGCCGAAGTGTCCAATGCCATTGAATCCGTGGACTTGGCCCTGACCCTGGAGGGTCTTAAAATCATCAGCCGGGCTCTGTGA
- a CDS encoding CdaR family protein: MLKRRRISSFLRLAVPMAVAAAVITIVILAVCTQEPRETNLLLPVDYANIPDDMILTDFHTDKIEVRIKSRPKQIEKLSKKSLVYPADIYTDLAFDPAGGTDAIEPGRYLLPVDKTRIPLGRSTSIVNITPSYLGIRLEKKVTRVFKVTVPLIGKTAKGYLARSAVCEPATVALTGAKSLINGIDQLTTKPVDLTNANKNFKKQVPLNLGQPELFTAAQSIFVVSVQVQPLTGTRTIEQIPIEIQNRPGKKISIEPSTISIDLKGPHENLNNTTLTDKIYAFMDLEGLKPGVYARHAYIDIPVELVMTNASPRVFTVKIE; this comes from the coding sequence ATGCTTAAACGCCGCCGGATATCTTCATTTTTGCGCCTGGCCGTCCCAATGGCTGTGGCGGCGGCGGTCATAACGATCGTTATTCTCGCCGTCTGCACCCAGGAACCCAGGGAAACAAACCTGCTTCTGCCTGTGGATTATGCCAATATTCCGGATGATATGATTTTAACTGATTTTCACACCGACAAAATCGAAGTCAGGATCAAATCCCGTCCCAAACAGATTGAAAAACTTTCAAAAAAAAGCCTGGTCTATCCTGCAGATATCTATACAGACCTGGCCTTTGACCCGGCAGGCGGCACGGATGCCATTGAACCGGGCCGTTATCTGCTGCCTGTGGATAAAACCCGGATACCCTTGGGACGGTCTACTTCCATTGTTAACATCACACCTTCTTATTTAGGCATCCGCCTGGAAAAAAAAGTGACCCGGGTCTTCAAGGTGACGGTTCCGTTGATCGGAAAAACGGCCAAGGGCTACCTGGCGCGTTCCGCGGTGTGTGAACCTGCCACCGTGGCCCTTACCGGCGCAAAATCCCTGATCAACGGGATTGACCAGCTCACCACCAAACCCGTAGACCTGACCAATGCCAATAAAAATTTTAAAAAGCAAGTCCCCCTGAACCTTGGACAGCCTGAACTTTTCACGGCTGCCCAGTCGATCTTTGTGGTGTCCGTGCAGGTTCAGCCGCTCACCGGAACCCGGACCATTGAACAGATTCCAATAGAGATTCAAAACCGGCCCGGAAAAAAGATCAGCATTGAACCGTCAACCATTTCAATTGATCTTAAAGGCCCCCATGAAAATTTGAACAACACGACCCTGACCGACAAAATTTATGCGTTCATGGATCTTGAAGGGCTTAAACCCGGGGTATATGCCCGGCACGCCTATATTGACATTCCCGTGGAACTGGTCATGACCAATGCCTCACCCCGGGTATTTACCGTTAAAATTGAATAG
- a CDS encoding nucleotidyltransferase substrate binding protein — protein MKEDIRWKQRFSNFNKALNQLQKFIDKGELSELEAQGLVKAFEYTYELAWNTIKDFLEFSGQSDIYGSRDAIRKGFQLGLITDGDGWMDMLKSRNQTSHTYNEDTARQINNAVVTRYYDLFIRLRTKFEQLSSNDQ, from the coding sequence ATGAAGGAAGATATACGATGGAAACAACGGTTTTCCAATTTTAACAAGGCATTGAACCAACTACAGAAGTTCATTGATAAAGGAGAATTGTCCGAACTTGAAGCACAGGGGCTGGTCAAAGCGTTTGAATATACATATGAGCTTGCCTGGAATACCATAAAAGATTTTCTTGAATTTAGCGGTCAATCCGATATCTACGGATCAAGGGATGCCATTCGAAAAGGGTTCCAACTGGGTCTTATTACAGACGGTGACGGCTGGATGGATATGCTGAAAAGCAGAAATCAAACCTCCCACACATACAATGAAGATACGGCAAGGCAAATCAACAATGCTGTTGTCACCCGCTACTACGATCTATTTATCCGGTTAAGAACCAAATTTGAACAGCTCAGCAGCAATGACCAATAA
- a CDS encoding Gfo/Idh/MocA family oxidoreductase, with translation MAEKRLRVALIGCGRIAVKHIMAITKRNSGFLLCAVADTDPGAFDRLCDSCKLSGKKKHQIKNTVKTYSDYNRMLEKEKPDITSITAPSGLHYAMAKAAMLNGSHILLEKPMSMKASQAKDLFDISEQKNRQIAMGHIFRYFPVVENLQKDVAAGRFGKISHGSVIVRWGHDQAYYDQTAWRGTWEHDGGVLMNQCVHAIDLICWLMNGQATAANAMLEKRFHDMEAEDIALGTLRLDNGALCQIEGTTNSPSRDHEAAFYLLGEKGGFRMGIRRGRPYFDIRINGKKKNFEYFIKEIRSRGLSGLFSLTNPHAGIYADLRDAVLNGKSPIADAKSGMMSVESVLALYLSAKEKRQIEIPLATDFSSTEMSEYIFGA, from the coding sequence ATGGCTGAGAAACGTCTTCGGGTAGCACTGATCGGATGCGGTCGGATTGCCGTAAAACACATCATGGCCATAACAAAAAGGAACAGCGGCTTTTTGCTCTGTGCTGTGGCAGACACAGACCCCGGGGCTTTCGATAGGTTGTGTGATTCCTGTAAACTGTCGGGCAAAAAAAAGCATCAAATAAAGAATACCGTGAAAACATATTCGGATTATAACCGGATGCTTGAAAAAGAAAAACCTGATATTACATCAATAACGGCGCCTTCAGGGCTGCACTATGCCATGGCAAAAGCGGCAATGCTCAACGGATCTCATATTCTTCTTGAAAAGCCCATGAGTATGAAAGCAAGCCAGGCCAAAGATCTGTTTGATATTTCCGAACAAAAAAACAGGCAAATTGCCATGGGACATATCTTCCGCTATTTTCCCGTTGTCGAAAATCTGCAAAAGGATGTTGCCGCCGGCCGCTTCGGTAAAATCAGCCACGGTTCGGTTATTGTGCGCTGGGGACACGATCAGGCATATTACGACCAGACCGCCTGGCGCGGCACATGGGAACATGATGGCGGCGTGTTAATGAACCAGTGCGTTCACGCCATTGATCTTATCTGCTGGCTTATGAACGGCCAAGCCACGGCAGCAAACGCAATGCTTGAAAAACGCTTTCATGACATGGAGGCGGAAGATATCGCCCTTGGGACACTCCGACTTGATAACGGCGCGTTATGCCAAATCGAAGGGACAACCAATTCACCGTCCCGGGACCACGAGGCGGCTTTTTATCTGCTTGGAGAAAAAGGCGGTTTTCGTATGGGTATCCGCCGGGGTAGGCCATACTTTGATATAAGGATTAACGGTAAAAAGAAAAATTTCGAATACTTTATAAAAGAGATCCGTTCAAGGGGTCTTTCCGGCCTGTTCTCCCTGACCAATCCCCATGCCGGAATATACGCCGACCTAAGAGACGCCGTTCTTAACGGAAAATCTCCCATTGCCGATGCAAAATCAGGCATGATGTCCGTTGAATCTGTTCTGGCGTTATACTTGTCGGCAAAGGAAAAAAGGCAGATAGAGATTCCCCTTGCAACGGATTTTTCATCCACAGAAATGTCGGAATATATTTTTGGGGCGTGA
- the tilS gene encoding tRNA lysidine(34) synthetase TilS, with translation MTAQSSFAQKFTAQVLGTIREHDMIAPGHGVLIGVSGGPDSMALVQVLMGLKKDLDIRIGLAHLNHMLRGSDALADETFVRKFAQEHNLDLVVEAKNVAELAKEQQLCVEEAGRNVRYDFFTRVACEKGFHRIALGHHRDDNIEQVLMNLVRGTGPLGLRGIPPVRQKKFIRPLIRMPRADILAFLDEINQEYRIDGSNEDTSYLRNRVRHCLIPFFEKEFNPDIKAGIERLSGIIEQEDDFLDQMARTALDKATIGRQKDQIDLSIPAINTLDRALGARVIRAALLSVKQNLRRISHTHIRDILYFAGKKGESGKSLDLPGQIRVYRQRDILRIKKEETALRTLGRHLKSRRRQNTKTDENPGI, from the coding sequence ATGACAGCCCAATCATCCTTTGCCCAGAAATTTACAGCCCAAGTGCTTGGCACCATCCGGGAACACGACATGATTGCCCCAGGCCACGGCGTATTGATCGGCGTTTCCGGCGGTCCGGACTCCATGGCTCTGGTACAGGTTTTAATGGGTTTAAAAAAAGATTTGGATATTCGTATAGGCCTGGCACATCTGAACCACATGCTTCGGGGCAGTGACGCCTTGGCCGATGAGACCTTTGTCCGTAAATTTGCCCAGGAACATAATCTTGACCTGGTAGTTGAAGCAAAAAATGTAGCCGAACTTGCCAAAGAACAACAACTCTGTGTTGAAGAGGCCGGCAGAAATGTCAGGTATGATTTTTTTACCCGGGTGGCCTGTGAAAAAGGATTTCACCGTATTGCCCTGGGCCATCACCGGGATGACAATATAGAGCAGGTTTTAATGAATCTTGTTCGCGGGACCGGTCCCCTTGGCCTTCGGGGGATTCCGCCGGTCAGGCAGAAAAAATTCATACGTCCTCTGATCCGGATGCCCAGGGCCGACATTCTGGCATTTCTTGATGAGATAAACCAGGAATACAGGATTGATGGGTCCAATGAGGACACATCCTATCTTCGCAACCGCGTCCGCCACTGCCTGATCCCGTTCTTTGAGAAGGAGTTCAATCCCGATATTAAAGCTGGAATAGAGCGGCTGTCCGGTATCATCGAACAGGAAGATGATTTTCTGGACCAGATGGCCCGAACCGCCCTGGACAAAGCAACAATCGGCAGGCAAAAAGATCAAATTGATTTATCCATACCAGCGATTAACACACTTGACCGGGCCCTGGGAGCCCGGGTTATCCGCGCAGCGCTGTTGTCGGTAAAGCAGAATTTAAGACGTATTTCCCACACCCATATCCGGGATATCCTTTATTTTGCAGGCAAAAAAGGAGAATCCGGAAAGAGCCTGGACCTTCCAGGCCAAATCCGGGTATACAGACAAAGGGATATTCTACGTATAAAAAAAGAAGAAACAGCACTGCGGACACTTGGCAGGCATCTTAAGTCCCGCAGGCGTCAAAATACAAAAACGGACGAAAACCCCGGGATATAA